The genomic segment TTGGAGTGGGTGCTGCGCCAGCACGGCATCGAGCCTTTTCGCGACGTGGGCATCATCACGCACCTGGAGTTTCCGGCGGCCGCGGGCGCCTTCGAAGGCGGCCTGGGCGACTACGTAGCGCAGTTCGACCCGGCGTTGACCCAGCTGGAACGCAACGGGACGGGCACCATCGTGGCGTCCTTGGGCGCCGAGGCGGGCGAGATCGCGTACACCGTATACCACGCGCGCCGCAGCTACCTACAGCGGAATCCGGACATCATCGAACGCTTCACGCGCGCCATCTACCGCGGGCAACAGTGGGTGCACTCGCACACGCCGGTCGAGATCGCGGAAGTCGTCGCACCGTTCTTCGCCGGCATCGACTTCGACGTCCTCGTGCAAGCCATCGAGCGCTACCGTTCCATCGACGCGTGGACGACGAGCCCGCACATTTCGCCCGCGGCCTTTGACATGCTGCAGCGGGTCATGATGGCGGCAGGCGAGCTTGCCGCGCCGGTGCCGTTTGACGCCATTATGACCAACGAATTCGCCGACAGAGTGGGGCCGCGCCGCTAGCGGCGGAGAGCGGGGGTGGCATGGTGACGGCGGCCGCGGTGGAACTGCGCAACGTGTCCTTGACGTACCACACGCCGGAGGGCGAGACAAAGGCCATCGACGACGTCACGCTGCGGGTGGAGGAAGGCGAATTCGTCAGCATCGTCGGGCCCAGCGGCTGCGGGAAAACGAGCCTGCTGTCCATGATCGCCGGGCTCATGAAGCCGACTTCGGGCGTCGTGCTGGTGCACGGCGCCGTGGTATCGGGACCGAATCCGGCCGTGGGCTACATGCTGCAGCAAGACCACCTGTTCCCGTGGCGAACGGTGCTGGACAACTGCCTGCTGGGGCTGGAAGTGCAGGGGAAGCGCAACGCGGCCAGCCGGCAGCGGGTGCTGCAGCTGCTGTCCGACTACGGCCTGCGTGACTTTGCCCGCGCCTTTCCGGCGCAGCTTTCGGGCGGCATGCGGCAACGGGCCGCCCTCGTGCGCACCCTCGCCCTCGACCCGAAAGTGCTGCTGCTGGATGAGCCGTACTCCGCGCTGGACTACCAGACGCGGCTGCAGCTGCAGGAGGAGATGAGCCGGATTTTGCGGGCAGAGCGCCGGACCGTGGTCTTGGTCACCCACGACATCGCGGAAGCTGTGTCGCTGGCGGATCGCGTCGTCGTGCTGACCCGCCGGCCGGCGCGCGTCAAGCGCGAATACGTCATCGACTTGCCCGGGCGCGGATCTCCCGTGCACGTGCGGGAGTCGCCCGACTTCAGCCGCTATTTCCGCGACATTTGGAGGGATCTCGATGTCCACCTCTGAGCGTGCCGGCGCGCCGGCGCTCGGCCCGCCGTCGCCCGCTCACCGCGCCTACTTGCGCCGCCGCCGCCAACGCGCGTTTTTGACGGCCTTGACGCAGCTGTTGCTCCTGGTCGCGCTCGTCGGCGGGTGGGAGTGGGCGGCGGCCACCGGCCGGCTGAACGCCTTCGTCTTCAGCATGCCCAGCCGCATCTGGGCGCTGACGGTGCGGCTCGTGACGCAAGACGACTTGCTGGTCCACCTGGGTGCGACGGTGTACCGCACGTTGCTGGGCTTCGGCATCGCCACCGCGCTGGGCGTCGTCGTCGCCTCGCTGCTTTGGTGGTCGCCCTTCTGGGCCCGGGTGCTGGAGCCGTACCTGATCGTGTTGAACAGCGTGCCCAAAGTGAGCCTCGGGCCCCTGTTCATCGTGTGGCTCGGGATGAACGTGCGGTCGGTGCTGGCGATGACCGTCGCCATCAGCCTCGTCGTTACGATCGTCATGCTGCATACGGCGTTCCGCGAGACAGATCCGAACAAGATCCTGCTCCTGCGCTCCTTCGGCGCCAACCGCTGGCAAGTGTTCCAGAAGGTGGTTTTCCCGGCGGCGGTGCCGACACTGATTGGGGCCGTGAAAGTGAACATCGGCTTGGCCTGGGTCGGGACGATCCTGGGCGAATTCCTCGTGGCCGGCACGGGGCTGGGGTACCTCATCGTTTACGGTGGGCAAGTGTTCAACATGACGCTGGTGCTTAGCGCCATCGTGCTGCTGCTGATCGTCTCGACGGCTCTCTACTACGTGGTCGACTTGCTGGAGCGCCGGTTGCAGCGCATCCGGGGTGCGGCGTGAAGCCGGCCTTCTCGTGGAGCGAAGGACGGGAAACAGCGCACAAAACGGGGGGAACGGGGAAGGGAGCGAGACCGAAGAGGAGGGGGCGGAGCGCACCCCTCCTCTTCGTATGCAAACCGCCGGACGGCCGGGAAGGCTGGGAGCCTATCCCGCGCCGCCCGCCCGGCGGAGGGCCGGATTAGAAGTCCATGTCGCCGCCCGGCGACGGATTGGACTTCTCCTTCTTCGGAATCTCGGCGACGAGGGCCTCGGTGGTCAGCACGAGCGAAGCGATGCTGGCCGCATTCTGCAGCGCCGTGCGAGTCACCTTGGCCGGGTCGATGATGCCGGCCTTGACCATGTCGACGAACTCGCCGGTGGCCGCGTTGAAGCCAATGTTGCCCGACTGGGCCTTAATCTGCTCGACGATGACCGAGCCTTCGTAGCCGGCGTTGATGGCGATCTGCCGCGCCGGGGCCTCCAGCGCCTTCTTCACGATGCGCACGCCGACCAGCTCGTCGCCTTCGGCCTGCACCTCGTCCAGCGCCGGGATGATGCGCAGGTACGTCGTGCCGCCGCCCGG from the Bacillota bacterium genome contains:
- a CDS encoding sulfonate ABC transporter permease, which gives rise to MSTSERAGAPALGPPSPAHRAYLRRRRQRAFLTALTQLLLLVALVGGWEWAAATGRLNAFVFSMPSRIWALTVRLVTQDDLLVHLGATVYRTLLGFGIATALGVVVASLLWWSPFWARVLEPYLIVLNSVPKVSLGPLFIVWLGMNVRSVLAMTVAISLVVTIVMLHTAFRETDPNKILLLRSFGANRWQVFQKVVFPAAVPTLIGAVKVNIGLAWVGTILGEFLVAGTGLGYLIVYGGQVFNMTLVLSAIVLLLIVSTALYYVVDLLERRLQRIRGAA
- a CDS encoding spermidine/putrescine ABC transporter ATP-binding protein encodes the protein MVTAAAVELRNVSLTYHTPEGETKAIDDVTLRVEEGEFVSIVGPSGCGKTSLLSMIAGLMKPTSGVVLVHGAVVSGPNPAVGYMLQQDHLFPWRTVLDNCLLGLEVQGKRNAASRQRVLQLLSDYGLRDFARAFPAQLSGGMRQRAALVRTLALDPKVLLLDEPYSALDYQTRLQLQEEMSRILRAERRTVVLVTHDIAEAVSLADRVVVLTRRPARVKREYVIDLPGRGSPVHVRESPDFSRYFRDIWRDLDVHL